The Spodoptera frugiperda isolate SF20-4 chromosome 2, AGI-APGP_CSIRO_Sfru_2.0, whole genome shotgun sequence genome has a window encoding:
- the LOC126912358 gene encoding uncharacterized protein LOC126912358 yields the protein MRVGGRLDNSEFLYNKKHPCLLQSTHQFTKLLFYFEHKRLMHAGPQLLLASIRESYWPIGGRNLAKACYHKCVLCRRMKGKVVAPIMGNLPQERLRPGYPFESTGVDYAGPILCASRQGRGCRLVKVYIAIFICFTTKAIHLELVGDLTSKSYLLALHRFIARRGKPVDIFSDNGTSFVGACNELSKFLKSTSSSLSEDAAKDGIRFHFIPAYTPHFGGLWEAGVKSTKYHLNRVLGNCNLTFEELYTALTKIEAVLNSRPLTPLSSDPADYSPLTPGHFLVGRPLTSLRQPDFSDCSANRLSRFQRIEQLRQHFWHRWSKEYIAELQLRTKWRSSKDALRVNTLVVIKEDNLPPLKWSLGRIVAVYPGKDGIARVADIKTSTGVVRRAFNRICPLPVSSD from the coding sequence atgCGAGTAGGAGGACGTCTCGATAATTctgaatttttatataataaaaaacatcctTGTTTATTACAGTCCACTCAtcaatttactaaattattattttattttgagcaTAAAAGGCTTATGCACGCTGGCCCACAATTATTATTAGCTTCGATAAGGGAATCTTATTGGCCGATAGGGGGCCGCAATTTGGCGAAGGCTTGTTATCATAAGTGCGTTCTGTGTCGGCGCATGAAGGGTAAGGTGGTCGCACCTATTATGGGTAACTTACCGCAAGAACGGCTTCGTCCAGGTTATCCCTTCGAGAGTACGGGCGTTGATTACGCCGGCCCTATCTTGTGTGCCAGTCGTCAAGGCCGTGGATGCAGGCTGGTAAAGGTGTACATTgccatttttatatgttttacgACTAAAGCCATTCATTTGGAACTTGTTGGCGACTTAACTAGTAAAAGTTACTTACTGGCTTTGCATCGATTTATTGCTCGTAGAGGAAAACCCGTTGATATCTTTTCCGACAACGGTACCTCATTTGTCGGTGCATGCAACGAACTATCCAAGTTTTTAAAATCGACTAGTTCGTCATTGAGTGAGGATGCAGCGAAAGATGGAATCAGATTCCATTTTATACCCGCGTATACCCCACATTTCGGAGGACTCTGGGAGGCAGGTGTAAAGTCAACAAAGTACCACCTTAATCGAGTGTTGGGAAATTGTAATTTGACATTTGAAGAGCTTTACACCGCATTAACTAAAATTGAAGCCGTCCTGAACTCTCGTCCACTGACGCCGTTGTCTTCCGATCCTGCCGATTACAGTCCGCTCACGCCAGGACATTTTCTTGTTGGGCGACCTCTCACTTCCTTAAGGCAACCTGACTTCAGCGATTGCTCTGCCAACCGCCTATCTCGCTTTCAACGCATTGAGCAGCTGCGTCAGCATTTCTGGCATAGATGGAGCAAAGAGTACATTGCAGAATTACAGCTGCGGACCAAGTGGCGTTCCTCGAAGGATGCATTACGGGTGAACACATTGGTCGTGATAAAGGAAGATAACCTTCCTCCTTTGAAGTGGAGCTTGGGACGGATTGTGGCTGTCTACCCAGGGAAGGATGGCATCGCTCGAGTAGCTGATATAAAGACATCCACCGGAGTTGTTCGACGCGCATTTAACAGGATCTGCCCGCTGCCGGTGTCTTCGGATTAA